AACAGAAATGCAGCCATTAACAGAAACTAAATGTTTGTGCAGCACTTTTTttctttacaattttttttttgtttctatcTCTatacttttccattttttttaacgAAATAAATCATATGGTAATATTCCAGGAAGACATCCGTCTAGTCAAGAATATGGGCATGGACGCTTTTAGATTTTCCCTCGCGTGGACCAGAATTGTACCAAGTAAGAATTACCTTTCATgcataattatatttttttaacccTATCAGTCCTTGCACACTGTGAAGAAACCAGTCAATTACAAAATCTGCAGACAAGAAAAAAGTTTTTAATGAGAAGTAGAAGAGAGACATTTCAGTTGAAACAACAATTAATCATTATCACCTTTCGCTGTTCCCAAACTCTTGTACTACACATAAAAATATGAAGCAAGTAGAAATGCTATAACAAGAAAATCCCATGAGCTGGGAAGATAATTAATTAATCTTTGGTTTCTTGGTCTCAAACCAAGTTAAATTGTTTCTCTTGTAGCTGGGAAGATAAGCGAAGGCGTGAATCAAGAAGGTATCAAGTTCTACAATAACGTGATTAATGAAGTTATCGCACTGGGTAATCATTTTTACTTAGTCTGTACGATTTTCTCTTGTATTTTGCTTTTACCTAGTGGAATAACCTACAATATAACCAATCGATCATACCATCTATTCAATGTGCAGGATTAAAACCCTTTGTCACACTTTTTCATTGGGATACTCCCCAAGGTCTTGAAGATGAATATAAAGGATGGCTACATCCCCACATTGTGTAAGTTCTGATGTTATAGTTATAGGAGCCTCAAACATTAAAGCCATTATCAGAATCTGCAATGTGCATAGTACAGGGACCATTTCTGGTTGAAAACAGCAATAGATGCTTATCAGTACTAATTGGGACCATGTACGGGGACTACTTATTTTGGATTTATACATTGATTTATTTGGGGACCATTTTAATTTTCAGGGAGGATTATAAAGACTACGTAGACATCTGCTTCAAAGAATTTGGCGATCGAGTGAAGCATTGGATTACCTTGAATGAGCCAATATCTTTTAGCATGTATGCATATACAACAGGGACATATGCACCTGGTCGATGCTCGGTTTATGCAGGAAATTGCACAAATGGAAATTCTGGAAAAGAGCCTTATATTGTAGCACACCACTTACTTCTTGCTCATGCTACTGCAGCTAAATTGTACAAGGAAAACTATCAGGTTAGAAATTCtatattaaccaaaatcttcaCGCAACTacttacccaaaaaaataaaaataaaaaattcacccAATTGCAAAATCTCCCCTGCCTCTCCCCGCTTCTTAAGTCCCATTCCTCCcctgctgaaaaaaaaaattaaaagaaaaatcataaaaaaactGCAAAAACCTATATTAGCTATTCATTTTCACCTATGTATGCATGTTTTCAGAAGTCTCAAAAAGGACAGATTGGAGTCACCTATGCAACTCATTGGTTTTTGCCAAAGATTAAGACACCAGAAGGCCTCAAGGCCCCATATAGGGCCCTTGATTTCATGTTAGGGTGGTAAGTGTTGGTTGTTTAAGTTTCATAATTGTGGTCCCATCTTCGACTAAGACTCATTCAATTACCTGTAAAGCCTTAAGTAGATGTCagtttaatttttagttttcagTATCTCATTAAAGTTGAAGTGTTGGTTCTCCTAATTGTCAATTTAATAATTGAAGCCCAGTTTTGCGGTTAGGATAATTCTAGTgtgtaaaatttgaaataattaaacTTGTGATGACACTTAGAAATTTATATGCGGCAATTAATCTCCTTAAGTAGAATCattccaagtttttttttttcatgagtATAATTATCTAAGTATATATGTACAGTAGAATCAGTTATAAGAATTTAAAAATTTCCCTTTGCAAATATGGTTTGCTTTTACAATTAATGTACCTTTGCAAAAATTGATGTTTTTCAGGTTTTTGCATCCAATTACATACGGAAATTACCCACCAAGCATGAGAACAATAATTGGGAATCGACTACCAACATTCACAGCAGCTCAATCCAAGATGCTAATTGAGTCAATTGACTTCTTAGGGATGAACTACTATACTTCCAATTACGCATCCCCTGCACTAACCTTCAACAGGGTTAACCTCAGCTACATGTCAGACAATCACCTCATTCTTTCAAGTAAGTGTGGGAAGGGacccaaaaaagaagaaaatactaCATAGTATCAACAAAATGTTATTCATCACTAGGCCTTTTTTGGATATTAGACGTTTCAAATCATAATGAAAACAAATCAAAACTAGAATAAAAAACCAAGAAATGATTTCTTAGTTTCTCCTGTAAATACCGTCCCtcattctattttatttgcattttgtttaagTACCATATAGAAAATTATTTCCTAATGTTTCATGTCCCTTTACTCTGATTAGATATTAAGTTCCAAATAGGGTCTTAACCCTTAAAGCTctaaaaattaataatttctgtTTCATGTGTTTCAGCTGACATCGACGGAGTCCCTATTGGTCAACCGGTAAATTAATGCTATTGTTTTAATAAAATGTGCTTTTTAAAATATGCTATTCTTTTGGACAATGGTATTTATTACTTGTTCGAATTTGATTATTAAATCCTGCAGACGGGGTTGAATTGGCTTTTCATATGTCCAAAAGGAATTCGGAGCCTTGTGCTTTACATAAAAGAAAAGTACAAGAATCCTCCCATTTTCATCACTGAAAATGGTAAAGCAATTAGATTAAAATTTTCACTTATTTATATCTATATAacatgaaatatatatatatatatatatattgatgtaTGATTTGTGTTTCTCATGATAAAGGCTTGGCGGAGTCAAGAAATGATTCAATTCCTCGTGAAGTAGCCCTAAAGGATGTGATACGGATAAAGTATCATGAAAGCCATCTATGGTATCTCCAAAAGGCAATCAAGTGAGTgctttattttctaatttttttaatttttttgtctgGATGACATCTTTATAACAATCCTtcaattaagaaaaataaaatcactgatgccataaaatttatctttttGTAATGTAAAATAAAGTTCATTCAAGTCAATACCGCAAAATTCTGAATGTATATATGTTCCAGTTGAATGCCATAACCATAAAGAAAGATCGTCAGGTTAATTTGGTCTTACCAGATGAATTGattaaacataaaaaatctATTTCTCGTTAATTGGTTGTCTACTTAAATCCAGTTTGGTTctgaaaccaaaaaaaagtcCGGCTTGATTTGATTTTACGTTCTAAAATACATGGCTTTAGGATTAAACCGTGGAACAAGAACTGTATTAATATAAAGTTGGTCAAGTCCAATTTGTTAACCTCGATGAGAAAAATCAGAGGACTCGAAGACAAATGTTATAAACTTTtacttttaagaaaaattagactTATTTAAAGGCTGCCCTATTTATATGCAGGGAAGGAGCAAATGTAAAGGGATATTTTGCTTGgtctttcattgatgattatgaATGGGATGCTGGCTTCACTCTCAGATTTGGCCTCAACTATGTGGATTACAAAGAAGGAATGAAGCGATTTCCTAAGCTTTCTGCTCTTTGGTTTAAGAAATTTCTTCGAAAACCATCTAAATAGGCGCGGCCAATCTTGTTTATGTGTTAGTAGGCTTAGTTTTAATGCTGGTCACATAATTATGTATGCATATGCAATAATCTATGTGTCTATGCATACACAATTACCTATGTACCCCAAGAAGAATAATAATCTGATTTTcagaaattttgatttttgaggtataaaatgtGTTCATTTTTATGGTTATATTGAAGTCTTTTACTGCCAATGGAGAATATACTGTTCTGTTTGGTTGGTATGATTTGCAAAacataattttcaaatattattcAACTCGTATCATAGACACGATTTTCATCTATTTTTATTTCgtatatatcatattataaaaagtgctacaatgttatatatttttttgatagaaaatattatttcattcaaacaaatctgcactaatggcagaaaataaatcaaacaaacaTGACACAGATACATATAGATCTGAAATCAATAGATATACCAGATCTAAGAAAACAATATaaataaagataaaattgaTATTTCTATATATCTTCCATCCGGATAAATCATTGTAGTCCAATACATCAGTGCATGTCTGCTGACAATCAAATTTGTTTAAAACTGATTCAAGTTCAAAGAGAAATTTAGATCTAACAATAATATAAAAATTGCAAATaaatctacaaaatttcaaatttcacaaagataaaaacttaaaaaactcTTATAAAGAAAAACTCAGAAGAGAATAAAACTCTTACTAGAACAATCTAGGAGAGAAGAAACCCTCACTAGAAAATCCTATGAGAAAAGAATCACTCATTAGAAAATCTTAGGAGAGaatttatttaaataaaataaactaaaaactataaAGAGTACATCCTCCCTTGAGGAAAGACCAGATTTGGTCTCTCTGCCATGGAAGAGATGAAAAAGATTTTGATGGAAGAGTTCTAGAGAAAAGGGTTTTAGAAAGAGAAGAGAATATGTTTTCTAATGTTAATTCATGctattttaaatatatatatagtttttaaataatctcctatccaaacaaccCCACTTAATATGACTTGCTAGGCTAAGGTTGAATAATTCTTAGCCATTTAGTGCACATATATTCCATGTCGTAATGTATTTTGTATGCATGGTTCCATCTAAGATAGAAGGAATTATATCTTCTCGGTTTTTAGGAGCGTCAGATTGATCACATATGATTTTGCATTAACATTAAGGGCTAGATGTTTGCCAACACACCAtcctaattaattttattgttaaatcCATGTAATTTCAATCCCATTACCAGTAAATGGTGAATAAAATAACATTCAAATATCCAAATAGAACTATAAAACTTTAAATTCTCTTTTAAGTATTAATCCAATCTGTAAACGTAATCTAGAATAACTTGTTGCAaagatccctttttttttatttttattagaaaatgagGTTTTATCTAATTACTACCTTTGATGGAGAGGTCCAATACTGATACAGGTGTATCTTAAGttgtattttctttctttctttttcatattttctttttttgtactGTTGACTATTGTAATTAGGGGTGCAAATGAGTCAAGTTTTGGTCTAATCGAACCGAGTTTCAACTTAGTTTTATGaaactcaaactcgagctcTCAATGTAAAACTCAAActcgagtttaaaaaaataaaaaaaataattattttatttttaaaaataaataaaataataatttttcttaacaaataataaaatattagagatatatatgtaattttactattaaaataaaaataaaaataatataatcaaACTGGCTCGCAAGGTAATGAGTTGTGTATATTTGAGTTCGAATTTAACTTGATCAACTCGACCTCGAACTCGCTTACAAGCGACTCGATTTGTTTGCAACCCTAATTTTAgttacattttctttttctgtcaACTTACCATAATACCATTACCAAGTACAAAAAGAAGTTGAGTTAGGGCTCTAAGCCCAATAAGGTTAAAGAGTCAAGCTCGATGAATAATGTTGAATGCCTAAATGGGTGTCTTTTGGGTCGAAGGTGTCCTCTTTTATTTGGGCCGTCTTGGGCTTAGCAAAACAACGTTGCATGGTTGTAATTGAAGTTCCACTTACACTGCCCTGTACTCTGAAGTCTAAAcaattgtgtttttttttttttaaaaagaatctgaacaattagttttttttttccttttttgtataGTGCAAGTGGAAGGAATCGAACTCGAGACATTTCACTAACACTCCTTCTTCTCGAACCACTCAATGCATCTCTCAGCAATCTGAACAATTGGTTTGATTGACATAACAATGACAATTTCCTAAAATTGGCAGAAATCCTATTGTTGAATCTTGCTGTTTTCTCCATTCATTGTGTGAGAGGATGATTGGAAATAAGAACAAGTATCATGCATGAGATTAGGGCTAAGCTATTACATGCCTCCTTACGAGGTAAACAAACTATTCATAATGTTTGGGAACTAGTATGGTGTTACATTTTTGTCGTCCTTTGGAGTAacatttttatccttgccttaaaaggaaaaaatggtcCAATCATATTCcaagaatattcttttttgttttattagAAACTTTAAATTATGTTGATAACTACCTATAATTGTAGGTAACTAGGAAGTGTctatgctctctctctctctctctctctctcacacacacacacgcacacatatgaataattattaaaatatatatatataattctcACTATTTGTAGACATATAGGGTGTGCCTTGGATcactaataataatataaaatggCGACCTAAtgttaagaaaaaaaagttgtcaTTTTACGTGTATGCTACTTATTTTACCCTTGGATGATTTACCAATAAAAAATTACCATAACCCCTGacattcaaaaataaataaataaataaaagaagaagagtaaattttatatacattgatagtgtatatattatcactGTTTGATTCATaacatgtgtgcaaaagttgaatttcaaattcaaattttgtatagttgtcattcatccaacgctgatagtatatacactattagcatagaaaagattaatccaaactatttattacaaaaaaaaacctCACGCATTCCTTAGAGAACCACAAAATTACCCATTTAACATTCATGTGGACTTTCCTTCTGTTTGAGATGGTACTGTGtctttcaaaaagaaaaaatagcaaaTAAAAAGTTATCTGGCGCTGGAATTAATTTCACTGCGGCAAGAGTATTAACATTTGCTAATTTAAAAAAGTGTTTCTcatgaggtttctaacaattgcaACCACCTCTTTTGAGGTttgaaaaaattacacttacctcccttggtATTATGAAAAGACTATAATAGTCTTGACAACTCTATAAATTCTAAGTGAAAAGTGGGtatcaaggaaaaagaaaatcacaTTTTGCAAATATTTCTTTATCCAAAAGCTCTTACCTCATCTCACTTAATACATTATATTCAATTCCTAGGTTATTTAAATGGAATTCTTGCTTAATTTTATaaatagccgactagttgggATGCATTTCTTAAAAACATTTTCTTCACAATTTactgagcaaaaaaaaaaaaagaaaagaaatccaaaCATTAAAAATAATGCCTTAAGACATGGCCTAAATTTTACTATAAAGAACTGccttaaaattttttacttagTAAGTAATGCTGatatttgatttcttttatcattcaatttgttttgaaaatcaaaTAGGGGCATCATAGGATATTCATTAGATGTCTTGTGCTTACATCAGCATTTGTTATCAAAAGATACTTTATAGGGGAAGAatatgtaatttttcaaaactcaagAGAGGTGATtgcaattgtcaaaaacctcaagggaggtttctaaaattatcccttagaTAATACATAGTGGGCTTATGTATAAATTTCTAAACTATAAAGGAGTTATATAGTAAAATATCAAATCATGTGAGGATAAACAATAATTTATCCTAATACATATGTCAATGATGGCATCCTATTCTTGGCTCTTCTCTTGTCCTTGAGCGGACTTTCATTTGGTGTAGCACCCAAAAATATTTCGACTCTCAATCGCaaaagtttccctcaggatttCATATTTGGAGCAGCTTCTGCTGCCAGTCAGGTAGAGACTACAAACTTGCAACTTTAATTTTTGGTCACATTTTAGATATACTgtatgtgaaattttaatgtcTTTTATCCTATTGCAGTATGAAAGAGCAGCATTCGAAGATGGAAGGGAACCGAGCATATGGGGTACCTTCAATCACCAATATCCAACTACGAAAttggaaatttttgaaaaaaatacttTGTTTTACTTAACGAGGATTGTTATTACAGGAAGTCACTCAACATAATTAAATGAAAATAATGACAATGAATTAACATTACGTTGatttttgtaaaatttgttCTCATTTTTAACGTTGCAGATAAAATAGCAAATCATTGCAACGGTGATGTAGCTGATGATTTTTATCATCGTTACAAGGTATGGTATACTAAATTCCTTCACAATGACAATTCGACAATAATGTAAAAAATCACTTTGTTACTTAAAAACTTGCACTTGAGTTGAAAAGGCAATGGTGACATGCAGGGAGACATaaaattgatgaaattcttAGGCTCGAATGGTTTCAGATTTCCATCTCATGGCCAAGGGTTATACCTCGTAGGAttcctcttttatttttctcattattaATTAAACATTCACGACACACATTCCTATTTATACGATTTGATgcgttatttttttaaattggcTTAATTAACAATCTTACAGAAATCAATTCGGAATGCTTTTTTAATAGGTGTATCAATACTTTGTAAAATATTAATTGGTGAATGTAATTCACAATTCTCCCAGATGGGAAGCCAAGTAAAGGTATGAACAACGCTGGCATTGCCTTTTACAACGATCTCATCAATGAGCTACTTGCAAACGGTCAGAATGCTCAATTTAATTAACAGTCTTCCACTGGGATGTTCCTCAAACTTTGGAAGATGAGTGTGGTGGTGGATTTCTGAGCCCACGCATTGTGTAAGTGATCTTCATTTATCATGATCATCACATACTTGTTAATGTAACTGATTGAAgacgaatttttttttatctatttattttgcagggatgacTTTGTAGATTTTGCAGAACTTCGTTTCAAGGAATTTGGTGATGGAGTCAAGCATTGGGCTACTATTAATTAGCCATTGATATTTGGTGTATATGGTTAGAaatgtcaaaatgggtgatttgggcAGATTTGAGCGGATCATAACTGGATAATAGGTATAATTAGATCAATCCATTTATACCTATTTAAATAAAgtacccatttatatccatttaatgaATGCATATGGTATACTCAATTATCAATTTATAAGTAACTTAcagttcttctttttcttttttctttttgctttttagttttttgcacgttgtttgataaaaaataatggtattttattattattagattgatatgaaatttaaatttatttgtttaacaCTCACTAAAAGTTGagtttaaatatataattatttttaaataagtaTAAATAGGTGAGTCAAATTGACGTATTACTCACCAATAAAATGACTTTAATTGGGTACCCATTTGAATCCATTCAAAATTAGTGGGCAAATTATTGATGTATAAATTTGGATGAATCAACGTAATTGAATTGTGATTGACACTTTATATATTGCTATGGCGCGGGCATTTCAGCCCCCGGATGGTGCTCAGCTTGGAGGAAAAATGACTGCCCAGCTGGCAACTCCGCAA
This portion of the Coffea arabica cultivar ET-39 chromosome 2e, Coffea Arabica ET-39 HiFi, whole genome shotgun sequence genome encodes:
- the LOC113732191 gene encoding beta-glucosidase 13: MVARSLLFVFLLAHYLGHSYAATPSHYSRPPFNRSSFPDDFLFGAATAAYQIEGGAYEGGKGPSIWDNFTHTHPEKIWDHSNGDVAIDFYHRYKEDIRLVKNMGMDAFRFSLAWTRIVPTGKISEGVNQEGIKFYNNVINEVIALGLKPFVTLFHWDTPQGLEDEYKGWLHPHIVEDYKDYVDICFKEFGDRVKHWITLNEPISFSMYAYTTGTYAPGRCSVYAGNCTNGNSGKEPYIVAHHLLLAHATAAKLYKENYQKSQKGQIGVTYATHWFLPKIKTPEGLKAPYRALDFMLGWFLHPITYGNYPPSMRTIIGNRLPTFTAAQSKMLIESIDFLGMNYYTSNYASPALTFNRVNLSYMSDNHLILSTDIDGVPIGQPTGLNWLFICPKGIRSLVLYIKEKYKNPPIFITENGLAESRNDSIPREVALKDVIRIKYHESHLWYLQKAIKEGANVKGYFAWSFIDDYEWDAGFTLRFGLNYVDYKEGMKRFPKLSALWFKKFLRKPSK